In a single window of the Streptomyces sp. NBC_00285 genome:
- a CDS encoding molybdopterin oxidoreductase family protein, whose product MPNSATPTHCPYCALQCGMNLTPAPDGTVEVSERADFPVNRGALCGKGRTAPAVLSSRVRLTSPLVRSGGTLVPAGWDEALDRIAEELSRTRTEHGPDACGVFGGGGLTNEKAYTLGKFARVVLGTSQIDYNGRFCMSSAAAGGMKAFGLDRGLPFPLEDIPKSGCVILVGSNLAETMPPSLRFFTELRENGGTLIVVDPRRTKTAEQADLHLMPRPGTDLALALGLLHLIVADGLVDEEYVRERTVGWEDARAAAMAHWPEYVERITGVPVPQLRETVRMFCEPEAAMVLTARGPEQQSKGTDTVSAWINLCLATGRAGRPLSGYGCLTGQGNGQGGREHGQKADQLPGYRKLDDPAARAHVADVWGVDPDSLPGPGRSAYELLDALGTDIRSLLLMGSNPVVSAPHAAHVEERIKSLDFLVVCDVVLSETAALADVVLPVTQWAEETGTTTNLEGRVLLRRQAISPPDGIRSDLEVMHELAARLGVEKGFPTDPEEVFEELRRASAGGPADYSGITYGRLAEENGVFWPCPTPDDRVGAGSGGEGRGMSDGRDESHGRHRSDGRGLSGTGGQGAAVDDGRGGVHPGTPRLFLDRFATPDGRARFVAVSHRAIAEEPDEEYPVLLTTGRVVAQYQSGAQTRRVDELNAAAPGPFVELHPRLAERLGAAEGDPVAVVSRRGRAVAPARITLGIRPDTVFMPFHWYGEGRANTLTNPALDPTSRMPEFKACAVRLETVKS is encoded by the coding sequence ATGCCGAACTCCGCGACGCCCACGCACTGCCCGTACTGCGCCCTGCAGTGCGGCATGAACCTCACCCCCGCTCCGGACGGGACCGTCGAGGTGAGTGAGCGCGCGGACTTCCCGGTGAACCGGGGCGCGCTGTGCGGCAAGGGCCGGACAGCGCCCGCGGTGCTCTCGTCCCGGGTGCGCCTGACCTCCCCGTTGGTGCGCTCCGGGGGCACACTCGTGCCCGCCGGCTGGGACGAGGCACTGGACCGGATCGCCGAGGAGCTGTCCCGCACGCGCACGGAGCATGGCCCGGACGCGTGCGGGGTCTTCGGCGGGGGCGGCCTCACCAATGAGAAGGCGTACACGCTCGGAAAGTTCGCGCGCGTGGTGCTCGGCACCTCGCAGATCGACTACAACGGCCGCTTCTGCATGTCGTCGGCGGCGGCCGGCGGAATGAAGGCGTTCGGCCTGGACCGGGGGCTGCCCTTCCCGCTGGAGGACATCCCGAAGTCGGGCTGTGTGATCCTCGTCGGTTCGAACCTCGCCGAGACCATGCCGCCGTCCCTGCGGTTCTTCACCGAACTCCGGGAGAACGGCGGCACGTTGATCGTCGTCGACCCGCGCCGCACCAAGACCGCCGAGCAGGCGGACCTGCACCTGATGCCGCGCCCCGGGACGGATCTCGCGCTGGCGCTCGGGCTCCTGCACCTGATCGTCGCCGACGGACTCGTGGACGAGGAGTACGTCCGTGAGCGCACGGTCGGCTGGGAGGACGCGCGGGCCGCGGCGATGGCCCACTGGCCGGAGTACGTCGAGCGGATCACGGGCGTCCCGGTGCCCCAACTCCGCGAGACCGTAAGGATGTTCTGCGAGCCCGAGGCCGCGATGGTCCTCACCGCGCGCGGGCCCGAGCAGCAGTCCAAGGGCACCGACACCGTGAGCGCGTGGATCAATCTGTGTCTGGCGACGGGGCGGGCGGGGCGCCCGCTGTCCGGGTACGGGTGTCTGACCGGCCAGGGCAACGGACAGGGCGGGCGCGAACACGGCCAGAAGGCCGACCAGTTGCCCGGCTACCGCAAGCTGGACGACCCGGCGGCGCGGGCACATGTCGCCGACGTGTGGGGCGTGGACCCCGACTCGCTGCCGGGGCCCGGACGCAGTGCGTACGAGCTCCTCGACGCGCTCGGCACGGACATCAGGTCACTGCTGCTGATGGGGTCCAACCCGGTGGTGTCGGCGCCGCATGCCGCGCACGTCGAGGAGCGCATCAAGTCCCTCGACTTCCTTGTCGTCTGCGACGTCGTGCTGTCCGAGACGGCGGCCCTGGCGGACGTGGTCCTGCCGGTGACGCAGTGGGCCGAGGAGACGGGCACGACGACCAACCTGGAGGGGCGGGTACTGCTGCGCCGGCAGGCCATCTCTCCCCCGGACGGCATCCGCAGCGACCTGGAGGTCATGCACGAGCTCGCCGCCCGACTCGGTGTGGAGAAGGGCTTCCCGACCGACCCCGAAGAGGTCTTCGAGGAACTGCGCCGGGCGAGCGCGGGCGGCCCGGCCGACTACTCCGGGATCACTTACGGCCGCCTGGCCGAGGAGAACGGGGTGTTCTGGCCGTGCCCGACGCCGGACGATCGGGTCGGGGCGGGGAGTGGGGGCGAGGGCCGGGGGATGTCCGACGGCCGGGACGAGAGCCACGGCCGGCACAGGAGCGACGGCCGCGGCTTGAGCGGGACCGGCGGCCAGGGTGCGGCCGTGGACGACGGCCGGGGCGGCGTGCACCCCGGCACCCCGCGGCTCTTCCTCGACCGTTTCGCCACCCCGGACGGGCGGGCCCGGTTCGTCGCCGTGTCGCACCGGGCGATCGCGGAGGAGCCCGACGAGGAGTACCCGGTGCTGCTGACGACCGGCCGGGTCGTGGCGCAGTACCAGTCCGGTGCGCAGACCCGCCGCGTGGACGAGCTGAACGCCGCCGCGCCGGGGCCGTTCGTGGAGCTGCACCCGCGGCTCGCGGAGCGGCTCGGGGCGGCCGAGGGCGACCCGGTGGCCGTCGTCTCGCGGCGCGGGCGGGCCGTGGCACCGGCCCGCATCACGCTCGGGATCCGCCCGGACACCGTCTTCATGCCCTTCCACTGGTACGGCGAGGGCCGCGCCAACACCCTCACCAACCCGGCCCTCGACCCGACGTCACGGATGCCGGAGTTCAAGGCGTGCGCGGTGCGGTTGGAGACGGTCAAGTCGTAG
- a CDS encoding gamma-glutamylcyclotransferase family protein has translation MTPVRLPFFVYGTLRPGEANHDLLLRGRIRSEQPGRLDGALLYDGPGYPYAVEEPGGGPVLGDLVTARADEYDELLTALDELEEYAPGDPRNLYERVTREVTRTADGTAVRAWVYVAAPTVAVRLRARGTLIESGDWLTRR, from the coding sequence GTGACCCCCGTGAGACTCCCGTTCTTCGTCTACGGCACCCTCCGCCCCGGCGAGGCCAATCACGACCTCCTCCTGCGCGGCCGCATCCGCTCCGAACAGCCGGGCCGCCTCGACGGCGCGCTGCTGTACGACGGACCCGGCTACCCGTACGCCGTCGAGGAACCGGGCGGCGGACCGGTTCTCGGCGACCTCGTCACCGCCCGCGCCGACGAGTACGACGAACTGCTCACCGCCCTCGACGAGTTGGAGGAGTACGCGCCCGGTGACCCGCGCAACCTCTACGAACGGGTCACCCGCGAGGTGACCCGGACGGCCGACGGCACGGCCGTACGCGCCTGGGTGTACGTGGCGGCGCCCACCGTCGCCGTCCGCCTGCGAGCGCGCGGCACGTTGATCGAGAGCGGCGACTGGCTGACCCGCCGCTGA
- a CDS encoding M4 family metallopeptidase, giving the protein MSRIRPYVRGARSRRLATAGVAATAATLLAAALSPTAGAADRPTRATALDNAASVLTDRASTLGLTSAQSTKVRDVIVDADGTQHVRYDRTYRQIPVLGGDFVVHLAPDGAYRSSSRATRNAISLASVTPALSAPKAADLAANALKAANLGETLKKLTAKPQLVVDALHGAPKLAWQTNAAAQDSLGNPVARTVLTDARTGAQIDAWDSIEQAAGDGKSLYGGTVPLQTTLSGSTYQLKDATRGNTYTGDAANKTDLCFLNICFSRAPATLFTDADNHWGTGASSDRATAAVDAQYGTDVTWDYYKNVHGRNGIGGDGKGSYNRVHYGNSYNNAFWDDSCFCMTYGDGDGTQLGPLVSLDVAGHEMSHGVTSKTAALTYSGESGGLNEATSDIFGTLVEFYAGNSSDTGDYLIGEKIVRSGFGRDALRYMDKPSKDGNSADSWSSSVGNLDVHYSSGVANHFAYLLAEGSGAKTINGVSYNSPTSNGSTLTGIGRDKLGAIWYRALTVYMTSSTNYAGARTATLNAAKDLYGAGSTEYNAVAAAWSAVNVN; this is encoded by the coding sequence ATGAGTCGGATACGGCCGTACGTCCGAGGTGCACGTTCCCGTCGTCTCGCCACAGCCGGAGTCGCCGCCACCGCGGCCACCCTGCTGGCCGCCGCCCTCTCCCCCACCGCAGGCGCCGCCGACCGACCGACCAGGGCGACCGCGCTCGACAACGCGGCGTCGGTCCTCACCGACCGGGCCTCGACGCTGGGGCTCACCTCCGCCCAGAGCACGAAGGTCCGCGACGTGATCGTCGACGCCGACGGCACACAGCACGTCCGCTATGACCGCACGTACCGTCAGATCCCGGTCCTCGGCGGGGACTTCGTGGTCCACCTGGCACCCGACGGGGCGTACCGCAGCTCCTCCCGCGCGACGAGAAACGCGATATCCCTGGCCAGCGTCACCCCGGCCCTCTCCGCCCCGAAGGCGGCCGACCTCGCGGCGAACGCCCTCAAGGCGGCCAACCTCGGCGAGACGCTGAAGAAGCTGACGGCCAAGCCGCAGCTGGTCGTCGACGCCCTGCACGGCGCTCCGAAACTGGCCTGGCAGACGAACGCGGCGGCGCAGGACTCGCTCGGCAACCCGGTCGCGCGCACGGTCCTCACCGACGCGCGGACGGGTGCGCAGATCGACGCGTGGGACAGCATCGAACAGGCCGCGGGCGACGGCAAGTCGCTGTACGGCGGGACGGTTCCGCTGCAGACGACGCTGTCGGGGTCGACGTACCAGCTCAAAGACGCGACGCGCGGGAACACGTACACCGGTGACGCGGCCAACAAGACCGACCTGTGCTTCCTGAACATCTGCTTCAGCCGGGCGCCGGCGACGCTGTTCACCGACGCCGACAACCACTGGGGAACGGGGGCGAGTTCGGACCGTGCGACGGCGGCCGTGGACGCGCAGTACGGCACCGACGTCACCTGGGACTACTACAAGAACGTCCACGGGCGGAACGGCATCGGCGGGGACGGCAAGGGCTCCTACAACCGCGTCCACTACGGCAACAGCTACAACAACGCCTTCTGGGACGACAGTTGCTTCTGCATGACGTACGGCGACGGTGACGGGACGCAGCTCGGTCCGCTGGTGTCGCTGGACGTGGCGGGCCACGAGATGTCGCACGGCGTGACGTCCAAGACGGCGGCGCTGACCTACTCGGGCGAGTCCGGCGGCCTCAACGAGGCGACCTCCGACATCTTCGGCACGCTGGTGGAGTTCTACGCGGGCAACTCCTCGGACACCGGCGACTATCTGATCGGCGAGAAGATCGTCCGCTCCGGCTTCGGACGCGACGCCCTGCGCTACATGGACAAGCCCTCCAAGGACGGCAACTCGGCCGACTCCTGGAGCAGTTCGGTGGGCAACCTGGATGTCCACTACTCCTCGGGCGTCGCGAACCACTTCGCGTACCTGCTGGCCGAGGGCAGCGGCGCAAAGACGATCAACGGCGTCAGCTACAACTCCCCCACCTCCAACGGCTCCACGCTCACCGGTATCGGCCGGGACAAGCTGGGCGCCATCTGGTACCGGGCACTGACGGTCTACATGACGTCCTCGACGAACTACGCGGGGGCGCGCACGGCGACCCTGAACGCCGCGAAGGATTTGTACGGTGCGGGCAGCACGGAGTACAACGCGGTGGCGGCGGCCTGGAGCGCGGTGAACGTGAACTGA
- a CDS encoding NADPH-dependent FMN reductase: MTETAQRADTARTAPLRVTLVIGSNRHGRFGPVVADWLLDHLRERDDLVPTVVDVAETALPLDLAPTPEATAALSSVTPGLASADAFVVLTPEYNHSFPAGLKNLVDWHFTEWQAKPVALVSYGGVSGGLRAVEHLRQVFAELHAVTVRDTVSFHNAGGSFADGRLKDPSGPDAAAKTMLDQLVWWGRTLREGRATRPYGG; the protein is encoded by the coding sequence ATGACCGAAACGGCTCAGCGGGCCGATACAGCCCGCACCGCCCCTTTGCGCGTCACTCTCGTCATCGGCAGCAACCGCCATGGCCGCTTCGGCCCCGTCGTCGCCGACTGGCTCCTGGACCACCTGCGCGAGCGCGACGATCTGGTCCCCACGGTCGTCGACGTGGCCGAGACCGCCCTGCCCCTGGACCTCGCCCCGACCCCGGAGGCGACCGCCGCGCTCTCCTCGGTGACCCCCGGCCTCGCGTCGGCGGACGCCTTCGTGGTCCTCACCCCCGAGTACAACCACTCCTTCCCGGCCGGTCTGAAGAACCTCGTCGACTGGCACTTCACGGAGTGGCAGGCCAAGCCGGTGGCGCTGGTCTCCTACGGCGGCGTCTCGGGCGGTCTGCGGGCGGTGGAACACCTTCGCCAGGTCTTCGCGGAACTCCACGCGGTGACGGTCAGGGACACGGTGAGCTTCCACAACGCGGGAGGCTCCTTCGCCGACGGCCGCCTGAAGGACCCGTCGGGCCCGGACGCTGCGGCGAAGACGATGCTGGACCAACTGGTGTGGTGGGGAAGGACTCTGAGGGAGGGACGCGCGACCAGGCCGTACGGCGGGTGA
- a CDS encoding class F sortase: MRAFGNRGFRDRGFGNRRFGNTAIAGVTVLALCSGAWLLHSGAETHAPPQPSAAQAHSPAGDAPGRDASGATAPALPPSPPDRIRIPAIRVDAPLMGLALTRGGSLDVPPAARENLAGWYEAGTTPGERGTAIVAGHVDNADGPAVFYNLGALQKGSAIEVDRRDGGVAVFTVDAVEVYDAKDFPDEKVYGAAKRPELRVITCGGGYSRSTGYRGNVVVFAHLTGSR, encoded by the coding sequence GTGCGCGCGTTCGGCAACCGCGGCTTCCGCGACCGCGGCTTCGGCAACCGCCGGTTCGGCAACACCGCCATAGCGGGCGTCACCGTACTGGCCCTGTGCAGCGGTGCGTGGCTGCTGCACAGCGGCGCCGAGACGCACGCCCCGCCGCAGCCGTCCGCCGCCCAGGCCCACTCCCCCGCAGGGGACGCCCCCGGCCGCGACGCCTCGGGAGCCACCGCGCCCGCGCTGCCGCCCTCCCCGCCCGACCGGATCCGCATCCCCGCGATCCGCGTGGACGCTCCCCTGATGGGCCTGGCCCTCACCCGCGGCGGCAGCCTCGACGTGCCGCCGGCCGCGCGGGAGAACCTCGCCGGCTGGTACGAGGCCGGCACCACTCCCGGTGAGAGGGGCACCGCGATCGTCGCCGGGCACGTCGACAACGCCGACGGTCCCGCCGTCTTCTACAACCTCGGCGCCCTGCAGAAGGGAAGCGCGATCGAGGTGGACCGGCGTGACGGCGGTGTCGCGGTGTTCACGGTGGACGCGGTCGAGGTGTACGACGCGAAGGACTTCCCCGACGAGAAGGTGTACGGAGCCGCGAAGAGGCCCGAACTGCGGGTGATCACCTGCGGCGGGGGTTACTCACGCTCGACCGGTTACCGGGGGAACGTGGTGGTGTTCGCGCACCTCACGGGGAGCCGCTGA
- the cpt gene encoding chloramphenicol phosphotransferase CPT, whose amino-acid sequence MTTQVIVLNGGSSSGKSTIARCLQAVLPEPWLTFGIDDFVDSLPPALQESDTGIEVTADGGVSVGADFRRLEAAWTAGLAATARAGARVIVDDVFLGGPRSQERWRGALAGLDVLWVGVRCEAAVAAGREIARGDRAQGMAEKQAETVHRGVLYDIEVDTTRAGSRDCARAIAGAVVSGSP is encoded by the coding sequence GTGACGACTCAGGTGATCGTGCTCAACGGCGGCTCCAGCTCCGGCAAGTCGACCATCGCCCGCTGCCTCCAGGCCGTGCTGCCGGAGCCCTGGCTGACCTTCGGCATCGACGACTTCGTCGACTCCCTGCCCCCGGCCCTCCAGGAGTCGGACACGGGCATCGAGGTCACGGCGGACGGCGGGGTGAGCGTCGGAGCGGACTTCAGGCGGCTGGAGGCGGCCTGGACGGCCGGGCTCGCCGCGACGGCCCGCGCGGGCGCCCGTGTCATCGTCGACGACGTCTTCCTCGGCGGTCCGCGCTCCCAGGAGCGCTGGCGCGGGGCCCTGGCGGGACTGGACGTCCTGTGGGTCGGCGTGCGCTGCGAGGCCGCCGTCGCCGCGGGCCGCGAGATCGCGCGGGGCGACCGGGCGCAGGGGATGGCCGAGAAGCAGGCGGAGACCGTCCACCGGGGCGTGCTCTACGACATCGAGGTCGACACCACCCGGGCCGGATCCCGGGACTGCGCACGGGCCATCGCCGGCGCGGTCGTCAGCGGCTCCCCGTGA
- a CDS encoding NAD(P)/FAD-dependent oxidoreductase has product MTSNTRVVVIGAGLAGVRLARRLGELGTPVTLVGEEEHRPYNRVLLAEVLAGRYTPDVIALPTPAALTRARVAGIDRGARTVECADGSKIAYDTLVLATGSNPVLPPLRGLFTPDHELPEGVHAFRTMDDCLGLSKAVRPGVKAVVIGGGLLGVSAARALAQRGAQVVLAQQSERLMERQLDPSASKLVRRHLGALGVEVHTDLRVRDVRCVGGAVRSVEMADGYTLDAQIVVLACGVHPRVGLAQTAGLQVRKGVVVDDELRTSDPYIHAIGDCAQHDGNVYGLATPALEQADVLAELLAGRANARYTGTRSLTRLTLPGQSAFDLAAFGETEALPGDDVVQLADATRGTYRKVVVRDDRLVGGVLVGELGTVGALARAWEGAEPLPSDGGPLLHLLTNDGGS; this is encoded by the coding sequence ATGACCTCGAATACGCGTGTGGTGGTGATCGGCGCCGGACTCGCGGGCGTCCGTCTCGCCCGGCGGCTCGGAGAGCTCGGCACGCCCGTGACGCTCGTCGGCGAGGAGGAGCACCGCCCGTACAACCGGGTGCTCCTCGCCGAAGTGCTGGCGGGACGGTACACCCCGGACGTGATCGCCCTCCCGACGCCGGCCGCGCTGACCCGTGCGCGGGTGGCCGGCATCGACCGTGGGGCACGGACCGTCGAGTGCGCGGACGGCTCGAAGATCGCATACGACACGCTGGTTCTGGCCACCGGCTCGAACCCGGTGCTGCCGCCGCTGCGCGGTCTGTTCACCCCCGACCACGAACTGCCGGAGGGCGTCCACGCCTTCCGCACCATGGACGACTGCCTGGGCCTGTCCAAGGCGGTCCGGCCGGGAGTGAAGGCGGTCGTGATCGGCGGCGGGCTCCTCGGGGTCTCCGCGGCCCGCGCGCTCGCCCAGCGGGGCGCCCAGGTCGTCCTCGCCCAGCAGTCCGAGCGGCTCATGGAACGCCAGCTCGACCCGAGCGCCTCCAAGCTCGTCCGGCGTCACCTCGGGGCGCTCGGCGTCGAGGTCCACACCGACCTGCGCGTGCGTGACGTGCGCTGCGTCGGCGGCGCGGTCCGCTCGGTGGAGATGGCCGACGGATACACCCTCGACGCCCAGATCGTGGTCCTGGCCTGCGGCGTCCACCCCCGTGTCGGGCTCGCGCAGACAGCGGGCCTTCAGGTGCGCAAGGGAGTCGTCGTGGACGACGAACTGCGGACGTCCGACCCGTACATCCACGCCATCGGCGACTGCGCCCAGCACGACGGCAACGTCTACGGCCTCGCCACACCGGCCCTCGAACAGGCCGATGTGCTCGCCGAGTTGCTGGCCGGCCGGGCGAACGCCCGCTACACCGGCACCCGCTCGCTGACCCGGCTCACGCTTCCCGGACAGAGCGCCTTCGACCTGGCGGCGTTCGGCGAGACCGAGGCGCTCCCGGGCGACGACGTCGTCCAGCTCGCGGACGCCACCCGCGGCACCTACCGCAAGGTCGTCGTCCGCGACGACCGCCTGGTCGGCGGGGTCCTCGTCGGCGAACTCGGCACCGTCGGCGCGCTCGCCCGCGCCTGGGAGGGAGCAGAGCCGCTCCCCTCCGACGGCGGCCCGCTGCTCCACCTGCTCACCAACGATGGAGGCTCCTGA